One genomic window of Halovivax cerinus includes the following:
- the lhgO gene encoding L-2-hydroxyglutarate oxidase encodes MSTHDIVIIGGGCIGCSVARSLSTASALDVAVVEKEHHLAVHQSGRNSGVLHPGFNYEPGSLKARFATEGTRRMKTYAAENDVPIANDGVLVVAQSDAEERRLRDLQRQADANGVEAELLRGADAIESYEPHAAGQAALVAPAAASIDAQQYVYSLARDARATGVDFYTDTRVEGVSPTRDGFRLRTSSGRLNARYVVNCAGLHADRVADAFDVGTDLQVIPFRGEYYEVVPDRRELCRSMIYPTPDPELPFLGVHYTRRTDGTVIVGPNAVLALGREAYTNTDVNPRDLVEILGYRGFRRLVSDPKMLRVAATEVNKSYRKTAFVEAARRLVPSLSADDVTKSYAGIRAQLVSADGDLVKDPVVRHTDASTHVLNAVSPGLTCSLPLGDHLADRIIENFEAV; translated from the coding sequence GTGTCGACACACGACATCGTCATCATCGGGGGCGGTTGCATCGGGTGTTCGGTCGCCCGCTCGCTGTCGACGGCGTCCGCACTCGACGTGGCGGTGGTGGAGAAAGAACACCACCTCGCCGTCCACCAGAGCGGTCGGAATTCGGGCGTCCTCCACCCGGGATTCAACTACGAACCGGGGTCGCTGAAGGCTCGGTTCGCGACCGAGGGGACGCGACGGATGAAGACCTACGCAGCCGAGAACGATGTCCCGATAGCGAACGACGGCGTCCTCGTCGTCGCCCAGTCCGACGCCGAGGAGCGTCGACTACGCGACCTCCAACGGCAGGCCGACGCGAACGGCGTCGAAGCCGAGTTGCTCCGCGGAGCCGACGCCATCGAGTCGTACGAACCCCACGCCGCCGGCCAGGCCGCGCTCGTCGCACCAGCGGCGGCGTCGATCGACGCCCAGCAGTACGTCTACTCGCTGGCGAGGGACGCGAGAGCCACAGGCGTCGACTTCTACACCGACACGCGCGTCGAGGGCGTCTCGCCGACCCGCGACGGCTTTCGACTCCGGACCTCCTCGGGACGGCTGAACGCGCGGTACGTCGTCAATTGCGCGGGATTACACGCCGATCGCGTCGCCGACGCCTTCGACGTCGGGACGGACCTCCAGGTGATCCCGTTCCGTGGGGAGTACTACGAGGTCGTTCCCGACCGGCGGGAACTCTGTCGGTCGATGATCTACCCGACGCCGGATCCCGAATTGCCGTTCCTCGGCGTCCACTACACCCGACGGACCGACGGCACGGTCATCGTCGGGCCGAACGCGGTGCTCGCCCTCGGTCGGGAGGCCTACACCAACACGGACGTGAATCCACGCGACCTCGTCGAGATCCTCGGGTACCGTGGCTTCCGACGCCTCGTCTCGGACCCAAAGATGCTCCGGGTCGCCGCCACCGAGGTAAACAAGTCCTACCGCAAGACGGCGTTCGTCGAGGCGGCCCGACGCCTCGTTCCCTCCCTCTCGGCCGACGACGTCACGAAGAGCTACGCCGGCATCCGCGCCCAGCTCGTGAGTGCGGACGGCGACCTCGTCAAAGACCCAGTCGTTCGACACACGGACGCCTCGACGCACGTGCTCAACGCGGTCTCGCCCGGGCTGACCTGCTCGCTCCCCCTCGGCGACCACCTCGCCGACCGCATCATCGAGAACTTCGAGGCGGTGTAG